In the genome of Natronomonas salina, the window GCGCGCCCTCGGCGGCCATCGCCGTCGAGGAACTGGCCCGGGTCGGCGCCGACTCGTTCATCCGAGTCGGGTCCTGCGGTGCGATCCAGGAGGAGGTCGCAGTCGGCGACCTGGTCATCACGACCGCCGCCGTCCGCCAGGAGGGCACCAGCGAGGAGTACGTCCGTGAGGACTACCCCGCGGCGGCCCACGACGAGGTCGTCACCGCCCTGGTGACGGCCGCCGAGCGGCTGGGCTACGATTACCACCTTGGCGTCACCTGTTCGACGGACTCCTTCTACGCGGGGCAGTCCCGCCCGGGCCTGGATGGGTTCCAGCGTGCCCGCGCCGAGGAACGCCTCGAGGAGCTCCAGGAGGCGGGCGTCCTCAACTTCGAGATGGAGGCCAGCGCCATCATGACGCTCGCCGGCCTGTACGGGCTCCGCGCCGGCGCGGTCTGCACCGTCTATGCCAACCGCGTCACCGGCGAGTTCCGGACGGAGGGAGAGGAGAAGGCCGCGGAGACCGCCTCGATGGCGGCCGCGCTGCTGGCGAAGATGGACCGGACGAAGGCGGAGGCCGGCGCCGACCGCTGGCACGCAGGCCTGTCCCTCGACGACTGGTAGGATAAAGAGAAGCATCCGCGCGAGCGGAGGTCCCGTGAGCGGAGTGAACGGGAGCGTTGGAAGACGAGCGGAGCGAGTCTTCCTGAGCGAGCGCGGTTCGCGGCGACGAGGCGCGAAGCGTCGAGTCGCCGTAGCGTTCGGAAATCGCCCTTGGCGATTTTCGCAGCCCATCAGAAGTGCTTCGCACTTCTGAGGACGCCCGACGACTACCGCGCGGCCGAACGCAGTGAGGCCGCGCGACAGGAGGAGGGCGCGCATATTTTCCCCAAGTTTTTGCCGCGGAGCGCGGCCCTGCCGCGCTCCGCGTGCAAAAAGTGGGGTTACATGTCCGGGAACGCTTTCGCGGCGTCGGCGAAGCCGTTGACCCGGCGGATCCAGCGGGCCGCGACGGTCTTCTTCAGCGCCTTGGCGGCGGGGCCGCCG includes:
- a CDS encoding nucleoside phosphorylase, which encodes MTGDSEDPNDEVQYHVELGEGDVDGPVLLPGDPDRVEVIAECWDDYEERARHREYRTLAGSYDGEPVSVTSTGIGAPSAAIAVEELARVGADSFIRVGSCGAIQEEVAVGDLVITTAAVRQEGTSEEYVREDYPAAAHDEVVTALVTAAERLGYDYHLGVTCSTDSFYAGQSRPGLDGFQRARAEERLEELQEAGVLNFEMEASAIMTLAGLYGLRAGAVCTVYANRVTGEFRTEGEEKAAETASMAAALLAKMDRTKAEAGADRWHAGLSLDDW